CCGACGACACCGGTACTGTCTGGTGACGAGAGCACGTCGAATGAGGAGCTGAAGACAACGTCGGGAACGACGCGATCCGTGCGTGCGCGAGCTCCGATCGACGACGCTGTCGCCTGATCGCGATAAGACCGATAGTGCGGAAATCGACTCGCGGCAACGGCGGTCAGGCGCTGCATCGCTGGCAGTGCATCGCTGCCTCCGAGAGCAAACCACGCGAGCGGCACTCGCTTCATTTGGCACGCGATCGAGAGTAGTAGCAGCCATGTCTGGTCGCCGCCGGGAAGTCGCCCGGCGACGCGTTCGAGCAGTCCGGTTCCGGGAACGATGACCGTATCAAAATGCGAGACGATGCTGACGAGATTCGCCAGGTCGAGAAGCTTGTTGCGCACCTTCGAGAAGAAGTGCCGGGCTGCGCTCTGATGAGAGGAACGGATGGGGAGTGCGGGAATCCCTAGCGACACGGTCGCGCGATCGGGGGCGGGCGATATCGCTGTGATCTCACAATCTGGCGCGACCGCGCGCACGAGTTCGATCATCGCTGCCCCAGACGCGTCGTTACCCATGTTCCCGATGCCGAAGTCGCCGAATAATGCAATACGGGTCCGTCGTTCCGCAGAAGTCGATGAGAGCGCGCCGGGTTTCGAGGGGCGAGCGCGGGATGCTGCTGAGCGCGCGGTCGCGGCACGTGGATGGGCTGGAGGGCCTGCGTTCACCGAACGGTTCCGAATCACGGGCTGCCTCCTATCCGGTGATTATGGGTGCTGGTGTGAACAGCGCGCGTCCGTGGTTTGCTCGGGCTCGGGGCGACGTTAGCAAAACTGAGTGACCCTCACAATAGATTCTGACCACAAACAGCTGTTATGCCCTCGAAGTGGGGGAGTCGTGAGCACGAGCGCCGACGTGCATGAGGGTGCGGAGCAACGGCGGTCCGATTCGCCGTGCCCCCAATTGCGGGTACGAGTGTGGTTCGGCGCCCTGGTGATGTCGTACCGTTGCACCATGACGTCGTACTTTGAGGAAGCCTCAGTTTTTGTCACCGGGCATACTGGGTTCAAGGGCGCATGGCTCTGCCTGCTGCTCGACCGGCTCGGCGCACGGGTGCACGGGTACGCTCGACAGACTCCGGATGACTTCCTGTACCAGCGCGCGCACGTCTCATCTGCTCTGGAGGCCGACGAGCGCGGCGACATCCGCAACGTCGAGCAGCTCACCGCGAGCATGCGGCGCTCCGGTGCCGAGACCGTTCTGCACTTGGCCGCGCAGTCAGTCGTGCGTGAGTCATATGCAACGCCTCGTGAGACGTTCTCTGTCAACGTCGATGGAACGCTCGCTGTGCTTGAGGCTGCGCGCAGCACAGAGTCCGTGCGCCGCGTAGTCGTTGTGACGACGGACAAGGTCTACCGCAACAACGAGTGGCATTGGGGCTATCGCGAACAGGACATGCTGGGAGGCGACGACCCGTACAGCGCGAGCAAAGCGGCGGCGGAACTCGCAACCCACTCGTTCGCCGTCTCTTACCCTCGCGAAGGACTGGCGATCGCGACAGCACGGGCGGGCAACGTCGTCGGGGGAGGCGATGCCACCCCCGACGCGCTCATTCCCGAGTTGATCGGCGCGTTCCGCAGCGGCCGGCCGGCATCGCTCAGGCGCCCACGCGCGACCCGTCCCTGGCAGCACGTTCTCGAACCGCTCACCGGATACCTCAGACTCGCGGAGAAACTGGATTCGTCGCGCCACGACTCGGCCTGGAACTTCGGGCCGTCGACAGACGAAGTGCTGACGGTCGGCTCGGTCGCCGACGAGCTGGCTCATCTCTGGGGCGACGGCGCCCAGTGGTCGGCGGTGGACGATGACGGCCCGCACGAGGCCGGCCTGCTCATGGTCGATTCGGCGCGAGCTCGGCACGACCTCGGCTGGTCGCCCACACTGAGCGTGCGCGAGGCGCTCGCGTACACGATCGACTGGGAGAAGTCGGTCGACGCCGGCGCATCGCCCCGCAGCGCCACCGAGCGCCAGATCGACGACTATCTCGCGGCGGCAGACCGCCGTTCAGCGCGCACGTCACCGGCACTGTCGCGCTGAGCGACAGCATCCATATTTCGATTCACGACAGACAGAAGGACACCATGAAGACCATTGCTACTGATATCGAGGGACTCATTGTTTTCGAGCCCACCGCCCATCGCGACGAGCGCGGGTACTTCACGCGCACCATGGACGTGACGGTTCTAGCGGAGGCGGGGATCGACCCTGCGGGCTTTAAGCAAGAGAACCAGTCACGCTCCTATCAGGGTGTTGTTCGCGGATTGCACGGGCGCATGAACAACGGGGAAGCAAAACTCGTGAGGTGCGCACACGGCGCCGTACTTGACATCGCCATCGACGCCCGCCCGGGTTCGGCGACGTTCGGTCAGGTGCGCACGTTCCTTCTCGACGACCAAGTGCATCGCCAGGTCTACATTCCGCGCGGCTTCCTTCACGGCTATCAGGCGCTGACGTCGGTGACGGACTTCTGCTATCGCATCGACGACTTCTACGGCCCAGATGAGGACATCACGATCTCATACAACGACCCCGATCTCGCCGTCGCATGGCCTGCCCCCATCACCATCGTGAGTGAGCGCGACCGCAATGGGATCTCGTGGCAGGAGTACACACGGCTTGTCGGGATGGCGTAAGCCGCGCCTCAGGCGCGAATCTCGGTCGGTCTCGGATCAACGATCACCCATGTTCCCCCGTTCGCCTCAATGCCGGGGAGGGAGTTGCGCACCTCAGGGAGCAGGTCCGAGACGAACAAGAGAACGCGATCCGGTCGCGCGGCGACGAGGTCTTCGGGCGACACGATCGGGATTCGCGAGCCGGGCATCGTCCGGCCGTGCTTGGCGGTCGACGCGTCGGCGATCATCACGATATCGTCCGATGTGACATTCGCCGAGCTCAGGAGCGCTGCGGTTCGCGAGGCGGCGCCGTACCCGGCAACGGTTAGACCGAGGGATGCTGCCTGCTCGAGGTACTCCCTGATGGCGCTGACCGAGTCCACCATTGACGTGTGAAGTGACGTTTGGAGTCGCTCGGGATCGAGGACGCCGATCGCCGTCTCTTCGGCAATGAGCTCCGTGACAGACGGTGCTTGTTCGCCGCCACGGCTGCTTCCGCGTCGAGCGAAGGCGAGCATCGTCGTGCCGTTGTTGTAAAGCGGATACGACCACGCGCCGATGGCGACGAGCCCGATCTCATGTGCCATGCGCACGAGAGAGGGGGTGGTGTAGTACGCGAAATGACCGTTCTTCAGGGCATTCCACATTCCCTCGCGAACGATCGCTGAGGCGTTGTGAATCATGAACAGCATGACGCCATCGTCGGCGAGCGCGTCCAGTCGCTCGCGAAAGGCCGCCTGCTGGTCTGCAGCGTGCATCATGCCGTGCACGTCGACAATGAGGTCCGCGGTGCCGTCGGTGACCTCTGTGAGGTGGAACGGCTCGAGTTGCGGACGCCACGAACCGCCGTGCGGACTCGGATAGTGCAGAACGCGCGAGCCCGGCCTGATGAGACCTGCCGCCGTCGCGTCCGCAACGCACAACTCAGCCTGATGCACGAGCGCCGCGGGCTCGACGCCCATGACCTCCTCGGGGGTCGTCGGGTCCGCCTCGAGTTGTAGGAGACCGCTGCCGTGGGCGAACACCATTCGCATCGGGTATCGCGGGTCAGGCAGCGTATCCGTCGGGTGAGGGAAATAGTCGGATGCTGGCTGATCGCCGAGGTCAAGCACGACGGTTCCGTCGGCCTGACCAGACCAGCGGTCGCGCCAAGAGGTTTCGGGTTCGGAAGTGTGGAGCGAGCGCATGGGGTATGTCTCTCGGGTAGGGGGTGAGATTGCTCACAGTGTATTGAGCGAGAGGATGCTTGTCGCTTCCCCTCTTCGGGTTACGTGAGTAATTGTCATTTTAGCGCGAATCGAGAAACGCCTGGTGAAATTGTGATTGCGGGGACCGCATCCTCGTACGGGTGCTTCACATCACTGCAGGCTGAAGCCACCGTCGCTCGTGAGTACCTGACCGATGACCCAGGACCCGTTGCTCGTGCTGAGCCAACCGATGAGCTCGGCCGGATCGTCCGGACGCCCGAATCGCCCAAACGGGGTCTCGTCTAGATACCGCTGCAGTTCGCCAAGAGGACGGTCCGTCGTCTCGGGGTCCAGGTACCCCGTGTTGACCGGCCCGGGATTGATTGTGTTCAGCACGATTCCCCATTCGAGAAGCTCGGCCGCGACGGTCGGCGTGAGTCCGGCGAGCGACGCTTTGCTCGCCGCATACGCTACTTCGCCGCGCATCGGACCGTGCAGCTGGCCCGATGTCGTCCAGAACACGTGACCCGTCGGGGAGTCGACGGGCCCGCGGCCGGTTATGCGCTCGCCGGGACGTGCGGCCTCGATCGCGGTGCCACCCGCCTTGTGCCGGGCAAACTCAGCGGTGAGCAGGATCGTGGACCGGGTGTTCGTCTGCCAGTGCGCGTCGAGGCGGTCAGGCGTCATGTCGAGGATGCTGCCGTCGTCGCCGCTCTTGGCATGATTGCAGACGAGAATGTCGAGAGAGCCTGTGTGATGCGCGGCCGACTCGATGAGCGGGGCGATCGCTTCAGCATCCGTTAAGTCGATGTCGTGATCGTGCATGGTCGCAGCGCCGATGAGCGAAGATCGGAGGCCCGCTCGAACAGCCTCGAGGTCGTCGCTGCCCCACGGCTGGTTCTCGTCGTGGCGCTGGTAATGCTGAATGACGATGTTCGCGCCAAGGGGCGCAAGCTTGCGGGCCACCGCGTAGCCGATGCCGCGTCGACGGGAGACGCCCGTGACGAGCGCCGTCTTGCCTCGAAGCGGCGCCGAGGAGCGTTCCACTGTCAACCTCCATGCTGAGCGTTGTCGCATCATCCGCGCGGCACACGGTGAGGGCGTCTCGAACCCTGATGCTGCGGATTCACGCTATCGGATGAAGACCGTCTCATGCCTGCTCGCCCCTGTGCTCCAATCTCGCGTCCCACTACCCTCGGTACATGGGCAACGATGTCTATGAACGCGATTCATCCGGGTACGATCGCGCGCTGGGTTTCTTCGACGCGATCTACGGGTTCTCGCTGACGCTCCTGATCGCCAACCTTGATGTGCCGCCACCGGAGGCATGGCAGAGCATCGATACGCTCCTCGCGCATGAGGTCGGCAGCCAGCTGACCGGATTTCTCATCAGCTTCGTCGTGATTGCAGTTTTCTGGCGTGTGAACCATGGAACGATCGACCGCCTGTCGCGCATCGATTCCCGGGTGATCACCGTCAACATCATTGCGGCGGGGCTGATCATCTTCATTCCGTTCTCGACCCAGGGCATGAGCGACCCCGCGACGGCTAACTATGCGCTGCCCACGTCGCTCTACGCTGTCAATATCGCGGCTGCCATGGTGGCGCAGTCCGCCATCGTCTTCGTGGCGCGTCGGAGCGAAGACGGTGCTGATCTTTCACGCAGGCAGTGGATGCTGTGGATACTCGACGCCATGGTCGGGCCTGTGGTCTTTCTCGCGTCGGTACCGGTGGCCTACGTGTGGGGAGGGAACGACGCGAAGTTCGTCTGGCTCGCGCTCATCGTTCTCGGTCCGCTGAGTGCTCGGCTCACGCGTGCGGCATCCCCTGCGTCTGACACAGCATCCTCGTAGCAACCCCCTTTTCAATCCAAGTGTGACGAGAGACCCTGATCGTCAAGACTGAAGGAAGAACAAGGGAGTAGCAATGCTTGGGCTCATCATCACCTTGCTCGTGATCTGGCTGATCCTGACCATTCTGGGACTCGTGATCAAAGGACTCGCCTGGCTGGCGGCCATCGGAATCATCCTCTTCGTCGTGACCCTCGCGTGGGTCGGCATCCGACGTCTGCTTGCAAGTAGGAGAGACTCGTAACGATGGTCCCCGCGTGCGCTGGCGCGGGACAAACCATTAGGGCAGTTTCGACTGAACCGCAGGCGTCACAATCGTCTCGTGAAACAAGAAAACCCCCGGCTAAGCGGGGGTTTTGTGGCTCCGACCGGCGTCGATCCGGTGACCTTTCGATTTTCAGTCGAACGCTCTACCAACTGAGCTACAGAGCCAATGCGACACAAGTGCCACATAGGGAGAAAAACCCTTCCTTTCGGAAGGGTTTTTCACCTGCGACCCTGACCGGACTTGAACCGGCGACCTCCGCCGTGACAGGGCGGCGCGCTAACCAACTGCGCCACAGGGCCAAACTGTGTTTCGCTATTCAATTGTAGAGCACGTTGAGCAGTGCTCGTGACCCCAACGGGATTCGAACCCGTGCTACCGCCGTGAAAGGGCGGCGTCCTAGGCCGCTAAACGATGGGGCCTCAAAACCTCTCCGAAGAGCTGCTTTGACTACCGACGTAAAAGCATATGGGCAACCACTCGGATATACAAATTGCGTGTCAACCCGGGCGTGCCGATGTTGCGACGAGCCCGAAATGTCACGCGAAACCGGTGCGCCGACGGTTAGATTGCCCCTACAACGTGGGTATGGATCCCTTGATTTCACGCGTGCAGTCGTGGATTCTTGTGGATAGTGTTAACGCTGTTACGTCTGTTACATATGTGAAAAGGTCGGTGCACTCAGATGTCGAAGCGAGATCGCGAGCCTCGCGCGGGCATTTTCTCGCGACCCCACGACGGAGAATCGCGGTCGGAGACAACGCGGCGACAGGTCATCTCCATCGGCGTCTTCGGCGTCGTCACAGCCGTCGCTGGACTTACCGGCATCGCTCCGGCGTGGGCAGACAAGTACCCGAGCTGGGACGACGTTAAGCGCGCAAAGAACAATCAGGCTGCCAAGGCCGAAGAGGTCAAGAAGATCAAGAACCTCATCGCTTCACTGCAGCAGCGGGTCGCCGACACGAAAGCGGCAGAGGAAGAGGCGGGGCAGAAGCTTTACGACGCCGGTATCGCCCTCACAGAGGCGACGGCTCGCGCCGAGCAGCTGCAGCAGCAGGCGGATGAAAAAGAGGTGGAGGCTGACGCCGCGATAACCAAGGCGGGGCAGCTTGCCGCACAGCTCTACCGGTCGGGTGGAGACAACGCGAGCCTTGGCCTCATCTTTGATGCGACAGCATCCGGACCCGATGACTTGCTCGCCGCGCTCGGCAGCATGACGAAGCTCGTAGAGCACAACCAGTCGGTATACCAGAGCGCCCTCACCGCAAAGAACACGGCGCAGTCGCTGAGCGACCAGGCCGTCGTCGCGCGCGACGAGCGGGATCGGCTGAAGCAGGAGGCCGAAGAAGCATACGAGGCAGCGCAGGCAGCAGCGGAGGCCGCTCGCAACGCTCTCGCCGAGCAGGAGTCCAAACAGGAGACCCTCAAAGCGCAGCTCGAAGCGCTGCAGGACAAGACTTCGAAGACCGTCGAGCAGTACAAGAAGGGCGTCGAAGAGCGCCGCAAGGCCGCAGAAGCTGCCCGCAAGGCACGCGAAGCAGCGGCGAGACGGGCTGCCGAAGAAGCCGCCAAGAACAACGGCGGCGGTGGCGGCGGTGGCGGTGGCGGTTCCACCGGCGGGGGAGGCGGCGGTGGCGGCTCCTCGAGCGGTTGGCGCTGGCCATGCAGCGGCGGCTACATCACCTCGCCATTCGGATGGCGCACGCACCCGATCTCTGGAACGAGAAAGTTCCACGAGGGTATCGACATCTCGGGGAGCTCCGGCGAGGCGATCTGGGCTGCGAAGGGCGGCACCATCGCCTACGCCGGATGGTACGGCGGATACGGCAACTATGTCCTCATCAACCACGGCGGCGGGCAGTACACCGGTTACGGCCACATGAGTTCGATCTACCGCTGGAGCGGATGGGTGAACGCGGGCACGGCCATCGGAGCGATGGGCAGCACGGGAAACTCGACCGGCACGCACCTTCACTTCGAGGTGCGCAACGGGCGTTGGAATCCCGTCAACCCCCTCAACTACGTATAAGCGAAACCGAAGCGGCCCCGCAGAATGAACTGCGGGGCCGCTTCTGTGCTCAGGGCAGGGATGGGTCAGTGGCCGCCGTCCTCTGCGAGCTTGGCGATTCCCGCCTGAACAATCTGCTCGGCCTCGGCGACGTCGCCCCAGCCCTCGATCTTCACCCACTTGTTCGGCTCGAGGTCCTTGTAGCGCGTGAAGAAGTGCTCGATCTCGGCACGCTGGTGCTCGGGCACATCGCTGATGTCCTGAATGTGCTGCCAGCGCGGGTCTTTGTACTGAACACAGACGACCTTGGCGTCGGACCCGGCCTCATCGCTCATGTTGAGCACGCCGACCGGACGCACCTTGATGCCCACACCGGGGAAAACCGGGTACTCGAGCAGAACAAGCGCGTCGACGGGGTCGCCGTCGAGGCCGAGGGTGTTCTCGAAGTAGCCGTAGTCCACCGGGTACACAAAATTCGTGAACAGCACACGGTCGAGATAGACGCGACCGGTCTCGTGGTCGACTTCGTACTTGTTGCGGCTGCCCTTGGGGATCTCTACGACGACGTCGTACTCGGCCATGTGCTTTCTCCTTATGATCGTGATGATCGAAAAACCTGAACTAACGTTACTTGATGCCCTCGACAACTTCCCATTCACCTGAGCCAGGACGCCCGCGGCTTGATTCCGCGACCGCTGCCGTGCGTCTTGGCGTACGCCAGAGCCTCAACGAATGCTCCGACGGCGCAGTTGTTCTGGTGTGTGTGAGCGGCGGCGCCGACTCGATGGCACTCGCGGCGGCCACCGTCTTCGAGGCGAAGCCGCGCAGCATCCGCGTGCATTCGATCACCGTGGATCACGGCTTGCAGCGAGGGTCGGATGCTGTCGCGCAACGTACGGCGAACGCTCTCAAAAGGTGGGGGATCGAGGCGCACCTCGAGCGCGTCCAGGTGGTGGATGCCGGTGGGCCGGAGGCCGCGGCACGGCAGGCGCGCTATCGAGCAATCGACGCGACGGCACAGCGCGTCGGGGCAGAGCTCGTGCTGCTCGGGCACACCCTCGACGACCAGGCCGAGACCGTGCTTCTCGGGCTCGCGCGCGGATCGGGTGCCGGAAGCCTGAAGGCGATGGCCCCGCTGAACGGCCGATATGCGCGACCGCTCCTTGGCGTTCGGCGACAGCAGACGCGCGACTCGTGCGCCGCTCGCGGGATCGACGTCTGGGACGATCCGCAGAACGACGACGGGTCCTTTGCACGAGTGCGCGTTCGCAACCTCGTGCTGCCCGTTCTCGAAGAGCAGCTGGGACCGGGCATCGCCGAGGCACTCGCGCGCACCGCCGAGCAGGCGCGCGAAGACGACGACGCGTTCGAGCAGATGATCGAGGAGTTCATCGAAGAGGTGTGTGAGCCGGCCGAGGCCGGGATCGCCGTCGAGGTGAGTGCGCTCGCCCACAACCCGGCGGCGCTGCGCAACCGGCTCATCCGCTACGTCGCTGCCGCCGAGTTCGGTGTGTCGCTCTCACGCACACACACGCTCGCAATCGCCGCGCTCGTCACTGAGTGGCGCGGTCAGGGACCGATTCACGTTCCCGGCATTGTCGTGTCGCGTTCCGACGGGCGTCTGGTGTTCACAGCGGCCGAAAAGGCGCACTCCCGATCAGGCACGTAGACTCGATCCATGCACGCGAGTGAAATTGAGAGCGACCTCACGAAGGTTCTCGTCACGGAAGAGCAGATCGACGCGAAACTCGAAGAACTCGGGCGCACCATCGACACCGACTACGCGGGAAAAGACCTCCTGCTCGTCGGTGTTCTGAAGGGCGCCGTCATGGTCATGGCCGATCTCTCCCGCCACCTCGGACACAACGTTGAGATGGACTGGATGGCGGTCTCGAGCTACGGGGCCAGCACGAAATCGAGCGGCGTCGTTCAGATCCGCAAGGATCTCGACACCGACATCGCCGGCCGCCACGTACTCATCGTCGAGGACATCATCGACTCGGGGCTGACGCTCTCGTGGCTCCTCGACAACTTCGCGTCGCGCGGTGCGGCATCCGTCGAAGTGTGCGCTCTGCTGCGCAAGCCGGATGCTGCGAAAGTGACGATCGACTGCAAGTACGTCGGCTTTGACATCCCGAGCGATTTCGTCGTCGGATACGGTCTCGATTTCGCCGAGCGCTACCGCAATCTTCGTGACGTCGCCGTTCTCGCTCCGCACATCTACTCGGAGGAGTGATGCCGGTGTACGCCCTCGGGGAACACCGAGGGCGCGCACAGCAGGCACACGTTACGCTAATGCCACGGGGCTGGTCTGCCCCGTCGATCTCACCGGAAAGGTGCTGAGCCTCCCGCTCCAATTCCCATGAACCTGAAGCGCATCTTTAAAGGCCCCATTCCCTACATCCTCATCGCTATTCTGGCGTTCTGGATCGGGTCGAGCCTGCTGAACATCGGCGGATACAAAGAGATCTCGACGCAACAGGGGCTCGAGCTGCTGAAGGGCGACACCGTCACCCAGGCCGTGATCACGCAGGGCGACAACCGCGTCGACCTCACGCTGAGCAAGGCTGCGGGCGACAGCGGCAAGATGGTGCAGTTCTACTTCATCGACGCGCGCGCCGACGCCGTCGTCGATGCGGTGGATGCCGCGTCGCCGAAGGACGGATTCAACGATGAGGTCCCTCAGGGCAACTGGTGGCTGTCCATGGCCAGCATCCTGCTTCCCTTGCTTCTCATCGGGCTGTTCTTCTGGTTCATGCTCTCGAGCATGCAGGGCGGCGGCGGAAAGGTCATGCAGTTCGGCAAGTCCAAAGCCAAGCTCGTCTCAAAGGAATCGCCGAAGGTGACGTTCGCCGACGTTGCCGGTGCCGAAGAGGCGATCGAAGAGCTGCACGAGATCAAGGACTTCTTGAAGGATCCGGCGAAGTTCCAGGCCGTCGGGGCGCGCATCCCCAAGGGCGTGCTGTTGTATGGTCCCCCCGGAACCGGTAAAACCCTGCTCGCACGCGCCGTCGCGGGTGAGGCGGGAGTTCCGTTCTACTCGATCTCGGGCTCCGACTTCGTCGAGATGTTCGTGGGTGTCGGTGCAAGTCGTGTGCGCGATCTGTTCCAGCAGGCCAAGGAGAACTCGCCGGCGATTATCTTCGTCGATGAGATCGACGCCGTCGGACGTCACCGCGGCGCCGGCATGGGCGGCGGACACGACGAGCGCGAGCAGACGCTCAACCAGCTGCTCGTCGAGATGGACGGATTCGACCCCAAGACGAACGTAATCTTGATCGCGGCCACGAACCGCCCCGACATTCTCGACCCGGCTCTGCTGCGCCCCGGGCGCTTCGATCGGCAGATCGGCGTTGATGCTCCGGACATGCAGGGT
This DNA window, taken from Paramicrobacterium agarici, encodes the following:
- a CDS encoding polysaccharide pyruvyl transferase family protein — encoded protein: MGNDASGAAMIELVRAVAPDCEITAISPAPDRATVSLGIPALPIRSSHQSAARHFFSKVRNKLLDLANLVSIVSHFDTVIVPGTGLLERVAGRLPGGDQTWLLLLSIACQMKRVPLAWFALGGSDALPAMQRLTAVAASRFPHYRSYRDQATASSIGARARTDRVVPDVVFSSSFDVLSSPDSTGVVGLSVINYEPEDPQARERYLEVLADVAQEISASGRRVRFLLGDRADAGPTEWVCGHAMSSSSGDLDPALPFGAFADMVAAVAECDVVIASRYHVIVASALAATPIVALAHAHKDVALMEQLGLTETVLHAETITSQKVLELVERCSASRSEIRHRLVERTNAFRATALREFSQSGITSIQGRVST
- the rfbG gene encoding CDP-glucose 4,6-dehydratase, with translation MTSYFEEASVFVTGHTGFKGAWLCLLLDRLGARVHGYARQTPDDFLYQRAHVSSALEADERGDIRNVEQLTASMRRSGAETVLHLAAQSVVRESYATPRETFSVNVDGTLAVLEAARSTESVRRVVVVTTDKVYRNNEWHWGYREQDMLGGDDPYSASKAAAELATHSFAVSYPREGLAIATARAGNVVGGGDATPDALIPELIGAFRSGRPASLRRPRATRPWQHVLEPLTGYLRLAEKLDSSRHDSAWNFGPSTDEVLTVGSVADELAHLWGDGAQWSAVDDDGPHEAGLLMVDSARARHDLGWSPTLSVREALAYTIDWEKSVDAGASPRSATERQIDDYLAAADRRSARTSPALSR
- the rfbC gene encoding dTDP-4-dehydrorhamnose 3,5-epimerase, whose amino-acid sequence is MKTIATDIEGLIVFEPTAHRDERGYFTRTMDVTVLAEAGIDPAGFKQENQSRSYQGVVRGLHGRMNNGEAKLVRCAHGAVLDIAIDARPGSATFGQVRTFLLDDQVHRQVYIPRGFLHGYQALTSVTDFCYRIDDFYGPDEDITISYNDPDLAVAWPAPITIVSERDRNGISWQEYTRLVGMA
- a CDS encoding class I SAM-dependent methyltransferase — protein: MRSLHTSEPETSWRDRWSGQADGTVVLDLGDQPASDYFPHPTDTLPDPRYPMRMVFAHGSGLLQLEADPTTPEEVMGVEPAALVHQAELCVADATAAGLIRPGSRVLHYPSPHGGSWRPQLEPFHLTEVTDGTADLIVDVHGMMHAADQQAAFRERLDALADDGVMLFMIHNASAIVREGMWNALKNGHFAYYTTPSLVRMAHEIGLVAIGAWSYPLYNNGTTMLAFARRGSSRGGEQAPSVTELIAEETAIGVLDPERLQTSLHTSMVDSVSAIREYLEQAASLGLTVAGYGAASRTAALLSSANVTSDDIVMIADASTAKHGRTMPGSRIPIVSPEDLVAARPDRVLLFVSDLLPEVRNSLPGIEANGGTWVIVDPRPTEIRA
- a CDS encoding SDR family oxidoreductase, coding for MERSSAPLRGKTALVTGVSRRRGIGYAVARKLAPLGANIVIQHYQRHDENQPWGSDDLEAVRAGLRSSLIGAATMHDHDIDLTDAEAIAPLIESAAHHTGSLDILVCNHAKSGDDGSILDMTPDRLDAHWQTNTRSTILLTAEFARHKAGGTAIEAARPGERITGRGPVDSPTGHVFWTTSGQLHGPMRGEVAYAASKASLAGLTPTVAAELLEWGIVLNTINPGPVNTGYLDPETTDRPLGELQRYLDETPFGRFGRPDDPAELIGWLSTSNGSWVIGQVLTSDGGFSLQ
- a CDS encoding TMEM175 family protein, whose product is MGNDVYERDSSGYDRALGFFDAIYGFSLTLLIANLDVPPPEAWQSIDTLLAHEVGSQLTGFLISFVVIAVFWRVNHGTIDRLSRIDSRVITVNIIAAGLIIFIPFSTQGMSDPATANYALPTSLYAVNIAAAMVAQSAIVFVARRSEDGADLSRRQWMLWILDAMVGPVVFLASVPVAYVWGGNDAKFVWLALIVLGPLSARLTRAASPASDTASS
- a CDS encoding M23 family metallopeptidase produces the protein MSKRDREPRAGIFSRPHDGESRSETTRRQVISIGVFGVVTAVAGLTGIAPAWADKYPSWDDVKRAKNNQAAKAEEVKKIKNLIASLQQRVADTKAAEEEAGQKLYDAGIALTEATARAEQLQQQADEKEVEADAAITKAGQLAAQLYRSGGDNASLGLIFDATASGPDDLLAALGSMTKLVEHNQSVYQSALTAKNTAQSLSDQAVVARDERDRLKQEAEEAYEAAQAAAEAARNALAEQESKQETLKAQLEALQDKTSKTVEQYKKGVEERRKAAEAARKAREAAARRAAEEAAKNNGGGGGGGGGGSTGGGGGGGGSSSGWRWPCSGGYITSPFGWRTHPISGTRKFHEGIDISGSSGEAIWAAKGGTIAYAGWYGGYGNYVLINHGGGQYTGYGHMSSIYRWSGWVNAGTAIGAMGSTGNSTGTHLHFEVRNGRWNPVNPLNYV
- a CDS encoding inorganic diphosphatase encodes the protein MAEYDVVVEIPKGSRNKYEVDHETGRVYLDRVLFTNFVYPVDYGYFENTLGLDGDPVDALVLLEYPVFPGVGIKVRPVGVLNMSDEAGSDAKVVCVQYKDPRWQHIQDISDVPEHQRAEIEHFFTRYKDLEPNKWVKIEGWGDVAEAEQIVQAGIAKLAEDGGH
- the tilS gene encoding tRNA lysidine(34) synthetase TilS, whose amino-acid sequence is MPSTTSHSPEPGRPRLDSATAAVRLGVRQSLNECSDGAVVLVCVSGGADSMALAAATVFEAKPRSIRVHSITVDHGLQRGSDAVAQRTANALKRWGIEAHLERVQVVDAGGPEAAARQARYRAIDATAQRVGAELVLLGHTLDDQAETVLLGLARGSGAGSLKAMAPLNGRYARPLLGVRRQQTRDSCAARGIDVWDDPQNDDGSFARVRVRNLVLPVLEEQLGPGIAEALARTAEQAREDDDAFEQMIEEFIEEVCEPAEAGIAVEVSALAHNPAALRNRLIRYVAAAEFGVSLSRTHTLAIAALVTEWRGQGPIHVPGIVVSRSDGRLVFTAAEKAHSRSGT
- the hpt gene encoding hypoxanthine phosphoribosyltransferase produces the protein MHASEIESDLTKVLVTEEQIDAKLEELGRTIDTDYAGKDLLLVGVLKGAVMVMADLSRHLGHNVEMDWMAVSSYGASTKSSGVVQIRKDLDTDIAGRHVLIVEDIIDSGLTLSWLLDNFASRGAASVEVCALLRKPDAAKVTIDCKYVGFDIPSDFVVGYGLDFAERYRNLRDVAVLAPHIYSEE